A genomic region of Exiguobacterium oxidotolerans JCM 12280 contains the following coding sequences:
- a CDS encoding 2,3-butanediol dehydrogenase, with amino-acid sequence MKAAVWYGRKDLRVEEVELAEMKDNEVQVRVAWAGICGSDLHEYEEGPVFMPSQTEDMLTGQKTPLTMGHEFAGVVEKVGAQVSGINPGDRVAINPTLTHGNKHEDVDIYDGFSFIGLHGNGGFTRFANVPQDNVYILPKSLSLQDGALVEPMAVAVQAVKESGLQFGNTVAVFGAGPIGLVTIVAAKAAGASRIIALDLSETRLEKAKEMGATDTINPGEVDAIEAIKHLEKEGVAITFEVAGVGPTFKQAIDATKARGTMVIVSIFAGPIEWNPMQLTGSGVKITSTIAYSPTTFQQTVDLMGTGQLKPQGIVTDQIQLEEIVEKGFETLSNDKSQAKILVELSGEL; translated from the coding sequence ATGAAAGCAGCAGTATGGTACGGGCGAAAAGACTTACGAGTAGAAGAAGTTGAATTAGCAGAAATGAAAGACAACGAAGTTCAAGTAAGGGTCGCATGGGCTGGGATTTGCGGAAGTGACTTGCATGAGTATGAAGAGGGTCCCGTTTTCATGCCTAGTCAAACAGAAGATATGTTGACGGGTCAGAAGACTCCATTAACCATGGGACATGAGTTCGCTGGAGTAGTCGAAAAAGTCGGCGCACAAGTCTCTGGAATCAATCCAGGTGACCGTGTTGCGATTAATCCGACTTTGACACACGGCAACAAACATGAAGATGTAGATATATATGATGGGTTCAGTTTTATTGGATTACATGGAAATGGCGGATTTACTCGGTTTGCGAACGTCCCACAAGATAACGTGTATATCTTGCCTAAATCGTTATCCCTTCAAGATGGCGCTTTAGTAGAACCGATGGCCGTTGCCGTGCAAGCTGTGAAAGAATCTGGTTTACAATTTGGTAATACAGTTGCAGTATTTGGAGCTGGTCCGATTGGTTTAGTAACGATCGTAGCTGCAAAAGCTGCTGGAGCAAGCAGAATCATTGCTCTTGACCTTTCAGAAACTCGTCTAGAAAAAGCGAAAGAGATGGGGGCAACAGATACAATTAATCCAGGTGAAGTAGATGCAATCGAAGCGATTAAGCACTTAGAAAAAGAAGGTGTCGCTATTACTTTTGAAGTAGCAGGAGTTGGTCCCACTTTCAAACAGGCGATTGATGCGACAAAAGCGAGAGGCACTATGGTGATCGTCTCGATCTTTGCAGGTCCTATCGAATGGAATCCGATGCAACTGACCGGAAGTGGCGTTAAAATCACTTCAACCATCGCTTACTCTCCAACTACTTTCCAACAAACCGTCGATTTGATGGGGACAGGTCAACTTAAACCACAAGGTATAGTGACGGATCAGATTCAATTAGAAGAGATTGTCGAAAAAGGGTTCGAGACCTTAAGCAATGACAAGTCTCAAGCTAAAATCCTAGTTGAACTGAGCGGCGAGCTGTGA
- the odhB gene encoding 2-oxoglutarate dehydrogenase complex dihydrolipoyllysine-residue succinyltransferase translates to MEIKVPELAESITEGTVASWLKQPGDHVEKGEAIVELETDKVNIEVPSDEAGTLSEVMAAEGDTVRVGETIAIITVGGEAEAPKQAEAPKAEPKQEEAKQPEKEQPVAVAATEKTSAADRPIASPAARKLAREKGIDLAQVATQDPLGRIRVQDVATFEVSPREQAPVQEKQATPAPKAPAQAAPGKPEERIKMSRRRKTIANRLVEVQQTAAMLTTFNEIDMSAVMALRKRRQEKFVKDNDVKLGFMSFFTKAAVAALKKMPYLNAEIQGDEIVLKKFYDIGIAVSAPDGLVVPVVRDADKKNFGEIEKDIISLAVKARDNKLGLSDLTGGTFTITNGGTFGSLMSTPILNGPQVAILGMHAINLRPVAIDAERMANRPMMYVALSYDHRIVDGKEAVTFLKHIKDLLEDPESLIFEA, encoded by the coding sequence ATGGAAATCAAAGTACCAGAACTTGCCGAATCAATTACAGAGGGGACGGTCGCTTCATGGTTGAAACAACCGGGCGATCACGTAGAAAAAGGGGAAGCAATCGTTGAACTGGAAACGGACAAAGTAAACATCGAAGTACCGTCAGACGAAGCGGGAACATTATCAGAAGTGATGGCAGCAGAAGGGGATACGGTACGTGTCGGGGAAACAATCGCCATCATCACGGTTGGCGGAGAAGCCGAAGCGCCGAAACAAGCAGAAGCGCCGAAGGCAGAACCGAAACAAGAAGAAGCGAAGCAACCTGAAAAAGAACAACCGGTCGCAGTCGCAGCAACTGAAAAAACGTCAGCGGCTGATCGTCCGATCGCTTCTCCGGCGGCTCGGAAATTGGCACGGGAAAAAGGGATTGATCTCGCGCAAGTGGCGACACAAGACCCGCTCGGTCGGATTCGTGTCCAAGACGTTGCGACGTTCGAAGTTTCACCACGCGAACAAGCACCTGTTCAGGAAAAACAAGCAACACCGGCACCGAAAGCACCAGCACAAGCAGCTCCAGGTAAACCGGAAGAACGGATTAAAATGTCACGTCGTCGTAAGACGATTGCCAACCGTCTCGTCGAAGTGCAACAGACGGCAGCGATGTTGACGACATTCAACGAAATCGATATGTCGGCCGTGATGGCATTACGGAAACGGCGTCAAGAAAAATTCGTCAAAGACAACGATGTCAAACTTGGTTTCATGTCCTTCTTTACGAAAGCAGCCGTCGCAGCATTGAAAAAAATGCCGTACTTGAATGCTGAAATCCAAGGCGACGAAATCGTTCTTAAAAAATTCTATGATATCGGAATCGCCGTGTCTGCGCCAGACGGGCTTGTCGTGCCAGTCGTTCGTGACGCGGACAAAAAGAACTTTGGTGAGATTGAAAAAGATATCATCAGTCTGGCTGTTAAAGCACGCGATAATAAATTAGGATTGTCTGATTTAACAGGTGGGACGTTTACGATCACGAATGGTGGGACATTCGGTTCATTGATGTCGACACCAATCTTGAACGGTCCACAAGTTGCGATTCTCGGGATGCATGCGATCAACTTACGTCCTGTCGCAATCGATGCAGAACGGATGGCAAACCGTCCGATGATGTATGTCGCACTTTCATACGATCACCGGATCGTTGACGGAAAAGAAGCCGTGACGTTCTTGAAACACATCAAAGACTTACTTGAAGACCCAGAGTCGTTGATTTTTGAAGCGTAA